A DNA window from Gimesia sp. contains the following coding sequences:
- a CDS encoding NAD(P)H-dependent oxidoreductase, translating to MPHLLHIDSSPRSDRSHTRGLTADYVQRWQVNHPNSTVTYRDIGQSPLPHVTEEWIAAAFTPPNERSQAMQDALRLSNELIDELLLADVIVAGIPFYNFGMPSGFKAYIDQIVRIGRTFLINPDDEESPYTPLVHGKRMIAVISRGDGGYGPGGRNEKNNHLDPHLQTVFRFIGVNDLQIVAAENDEHGGAALVDSLESARRELLRLATEDQPQRGDLAPLTGTRT from the coding sequence ATGCCTCACCTGCTCCACATTGATTCAAGCCCTCGCAGCGACCGTTCCCACACACGTGGTCTCACAGCCGACTATGTACAAAGATGGCAGGTCAACCACCCCAACAGCACCGTGACGTATCGTGACATTGGACAAAGCCCATTGCCACATGTGACGGAAGAGTGGATCGCAGCGGCATTCACGCCACCGAATGAACGCAGTCAGGCAATGCAGGATGCCCTGCGATTGAGCAACGAACTGATAGACGAGCTATTACTGGCTGATGTGATTGTTGCCGGGATTCCCTTTTACAATTTCGGAATGCCAAGCGGATTCAAAGCTTACATAGATCAGATTGTGCGTATAGGTCGAACGTTCTTAATTAATCCCGATGACGAAGAATCACCGTATACACCGCTCGTTCACGGTAAACGGATGATTGCGGTGATCTCCCGTGGTGATGGTGGGTATGGTCCCGGCGGTCGAAACGAGAAAAATAACCATCTTGATCCACATTTACAGACGGTGTTTCGCTTCATCGGCGTGAACGATTTACAGATTGTCGCCGCTGAAAATGACGAGCATGGTGGTGCGGCTTTGGTCGACTCCTTAGAGTCTGCTCGCAGAGAACTTCTGAGGCTTGCGACCGAAGATCAACCACAAAGGGGTGACCTCGCCCCCTTAACCGGAACCAGAACTTGA
- a CDS encoding helix-turn-helix domain-containing protein, giving the protein MSEIDVTEVFEKCLGCRYMVTLLQRIEQGIQRPGQLERAVDGMTAKVLSERLKRLVEYGVVEKTSYPEIPPRVEYTLSTFGQRLLEIIDEVDILHQEARLKK; this is encoded by the coding sequence ATGAGTGAGATTGATGTAACCGAAGTCTTCGAAAAATGCCTGGGTTGTCGCTACATGGTGACACTGCTCCAACGCATTGAGCAGGGAATTCAACGACCGGGGCAATTGGAGAGGGCAGTCGATGGGATGACTGCGAAGGTCCTTTCGGAACGCCTCAAGCGACTCGTCGAATATGGCGTCGTTGAAAAGACGAGTTACCCCGAAATTCCTCCACGAGTCGAATACACTTTGTCTACATTTGGTCAACGTTTGCTGGAAATCATCGACGAAGTTGACATTCTGCATCAGGAGGCTCGGTTGAAGAAATGA
- a CDS encoding sialidase family protein yields the protein MKIFQNLFSSSIIIVSLLMQTASAADTGKLSLKKKQMLKTMSPLFKAIYQNPSGLEMIKLNGVSPDNGRTWKPVKPTPDFDKDLPYGYRRSHYGLWRDPVNGNIVSLFNCMDTPDKDPKAHEPRWQWHWYYLRYRVSTDGGRSYLYDKPIVQKGKEYSPEHPVDGVHISQNCFFLGDLGCDPIRTREGTILVPMQMPPLADDGKSLHNPGGGWYWLQTRILIGRWTDNNDLEWESSEPIEGDGKRTVRGLYEPTLAQLPDGNLICVMRGSNGGKSDPSNKLPSRKWISVSKDGGHKWSKPEPWTYSDGEQFFSPSSMSELITHSNGRTYWIGNISEKNCQANHPRWPLVIGEVDPKTYGVIRDNLVVIDTKQPAEEDVNLSHWHAIEDRQTGDIVITTSRASKGYKSRTPVIYTIGVEGARPQE from the coding sequence ATGAAAATTTTCCAGAATCTGTTCTCATCATCCATCATTATAGTTTCTCTGCTGATGCAAACCGCCAGCGCAGCAGATACGGGGAAGCTTTCACTGAAGAAGAAGCAAATGCTCAAAACGATGTCGCCGTTGTTTAAAGCCATTTATCAAAATCCTTCAGGACTGGAAATGATTAAACTGAATGGCGTTTCACCTGATAATGGTCGCACATGGAAGCCTGTAAAGCCCACTCCCGATTTTGACAAAGACCTTCCCTACGGCTACCGACGCAGTCATTACGGCCTCTGGCGAGATCCGGTCAACGGCAACATCGTGTCACTTTTTAACTGTATGGACACACCAGATAAAGATCCCAAGGCACATGAACCACGCTGGCAATGGCACTGGTATTACCTTCGTTACCGTGTCTCGACTGATGGGGGACGCAGCTACCTTTACGACAAACCCATCGTCCAAAAGGGAAAGGAGTATTCCCCCGAGCACCCGGTCGACGGTGTGCACATCAGTCAGAATTGCTTCTTTCTGGGTGATCTCGGCTGTGATCCGATTCGTACCCGCGAGGGTACGATCCTGGTTCCGATGCAAATGCCCCCTCTGGCAGATGACGGCAAGAGTCTTCACAATCCCGGAGGTGGCTGGTACTGGCTGCAAACCAGAATTCTCATCGGACGCTGGACGGATAACAACGATCTCGAATGGGAGTCGTCAGAACCGATCGAGGGTGATGGGAAACGCACCGTCCGCGGTTTGTATGAACCGACCCTGGCTCAACTGCCGGATGGGAATCTCATCTGCGTTATGCGTGGCAGTAATGGAGGCAAGAGTGACCCTTCGAACAAGCTCCCCAGCCGGAAATGGATCAGCGTCTCTAAAGACGGCGGCCACAAGTGGAGCAAGCCAGAGCCCTGGACCTACTCTGATGGAGAACAGTTCTTCTCTCCCTCTTCAATGTCAGAACTGATCACCCACTCCAACGGTCGTACCTACTGGATTGGAAACATCAGTGAGAAAAACTGCCAGGCCAATCATCCCCGCTGGCCTCTGGTCATCGGAGAGGTCGATCCGAAAACTTATGGAGTCATTCGCGATAATCTGGTTGTAATTGATACGAAACAACCTGCTGAGGAGGATGTGAACCTGTCGCACTGGCACGCTATTGAAGACCGCCAGACGGGTGACATCGTCATTACGACGTCCCGGGCGAGTAAGGGTTACAAAAGCCGCACTCCGGTCATTTATACGATCGGTGTGGAAGGAGCCCGTCCGCAGGAATGA